CGGTGGCGGTGGACACCCACCTGAGCTTCTTCCGCGCCGCAAAAGTGGGCGACGAACTGGTGGCCGTCGCCACGCCGGAGCGGGTGGGCCGCACCCTGGCGACGTACCGCGTGGAGGTCCGGCGTGGTGAGGAGGGCGAGGTGCTGGCACTGTTCACGGGCACGGTGTCGCGGCGGGCGCGCGAGGGCTGAGAGTTATTGCGGGCGGTAGTGTTGGGCTGGGCGGCCCTGGGCATCTTTCCAGCAGTCCCAGCCGTTGCGGGACGCTCCGGAGATATCAATTGCCGCCATACTGGGACTCTTGTAAACCACGTCCTGAACGTATTCCAGTAGTTCAGCGTTTTTCTCGGCGAGCAGACCCGCTTTCATCTGGCCCTGTCTGCGGCCTTCTATACCCTTTGCATTGGTCCCGTTCCCGCCCAGCACGCGATTGAGGGCCGTGCTTCCCGACTTGACCGTCCAACTGCCGTCGGCAGGGCGGTAGATGGCGTGCGCC
The Deinococcus radiopugnans ATCC 19172 genome window above contains:
- the paaI gene encoding hydroxyphenylacetyl-CoA thioesterase PaaI; the protein is MTYADLLGLSVLEAAPQRTRVRAVVTDSGLNMHGTAHGGLIFSLADEAFAVISNLEAQAVAVDTHLSFFRAAKVGDELVAVATPERVGRTLATYRVEVRRGEEGEVLALFTGTVSRRAREG